From the Oryzias latipes chromosome 22, ASM223467v1 genome, one window contains:
- the pld4 gene encoding phospholipase D4: MTSMYRSLHDNYISNKGRKTSCAVLAVVLGCLTVLGIILAIAVLERPPPPKNKETFPQEPAWNNSSNDQCRFEVVESIPEDLNYTNYTGNVTFGRPLEQVWKDLLSIATERVEVTSFYWTLTGEDINVNSSSDLSGRDILKELGELPSRNVSVRVVTSVPTVKTNTTDLKILKEKGVQVRRVNFGRLAKGVLHSKFWIVDGKHLFIGSANMDWRALTQVKELGVVVHNCSSLARDLHKIFQSYWVMGQPNSSLPQQWPSKFDTNINKHHPLLVRQENNSGAVYIAASPPTFCPSSRTQDLEAILGTISEAQHFIDVAVMEYSPTVCYLKPQKYWPFIDDAIRTAAFERRVKVRLLISCGRDSNPAMLPFLESLASIRSSEYHINVQIKVFIIPVGNHSGIPFSRVNHNKYMVTDKTAYVGTSNWAGDYFLTTAGVSLVVSQHAQSSGTLRGQLKEIFNRDWNSEFAVNLADLGHHPDCALSR; the protein is encoded by the exons atgacctCGATGTACAGAAGTCTCCATGACAATTATATTTCAAACAAAGGG AGGAAGACCAGTTGTGCGGTTCTGGCAGTTGTGTTGGGCTGCCTCACTGTTCTGGGCATTATTCTGGCAATCGCAGTGCTGGAGAGACCGCCACCCCCCAAAAACAAAGAGACTTTTCCACAGGAGCCTGCATGGAACAATTCCTCCAACGACCAGTGCAG ATTTGAGGTTGTAGAGAGCATTCCGGAAGATTTAAATTATACAAATTATACTGGAAATGTCACGTTTGGAAGACCGTTGGAGCAAGTTTGGAAGGATCTTCTATCCATCGCCACAGAGCGGGTGGAGGTGACCTCTTTCTACTGGACATTGACTGGAGAAGATATCAATGTCAACTCATCATCTGACCTGTCT GGGAGGGACATCCTCAAAGAGCTGGGGGAGCTACCGTCGAGGAATGTTTCCGTCCGAGTGGTGACCAGTGTTCCCACCGTCAAAACAAACACCACTGActtaaagattttaaaagaaaaag gtgttcaGGTGAGAAGGGTGAACTTTGGGCGCCTGGCTAAAGGTGTTCTCCACAGCAAGTTCTGGATCGTCGATGGAAAACatcttttcattggaagtgccAACATGGACTGGAGGGCTCTGACACAG GTGAAGGAACTTGGAGTTGTGGTCCACAACTGCTCTAGTCTGGCGAGAGACCTCCATAAAATCTTCCAGTCCTACTGGGTGATGGGTCAGCCCAACAGCTCCCTGCCACAGCAGTGGCCTTCAAAGTTTGACACCAACATCAACAAACATCACCCTCTGCTGGTCAGACAGGAGAACAACTCCGGCGCAGTTTACATTGCT GCTTCCCCACCCACGTTCTGCCCTTCATCCAGAACTCAGGACCTGGAGGCCATTCTTGGCACCATCTCTGAAGCTCAGCACTTTATTGACGTAGCTGTCATGGAGTACTCCCCCACCGTTTGCTATTTGAAGCCTCAGAA GTACTGGCCGTTCATCGACGATGCCATCAGAACAGCAGCATTTGAGAGGAGAGTGAAGGTCAGACTGCTGATCAGCTGTGGGCGAGACTCTAATCCAGCCATGCTGCCCTTTCTCGAGTCTCTGGCTTCCATACGTTCCTCCGAGTATCACATCAATGTCCAGATT AAAGTGTTCATCATCCCAGTAGGAAATCATTCCGGCATCCCTTTTTCTAGAGTCAACCATAACAAATACATGGTGACAGATAAAACAGCTTATGTTG GGACCTCCAATTGGGCAGGAGACTACTTTCTGACCACAGCTGGAGTGAGTCTGGtggtttcccagcatgcacagAGTTCTGGCACACTGCGTGGTCAGCTGAAGGAGATTTTTAACAGAGACTGGAACTCGGAATTTGCGGTGAACTTGGCTGATCTTGGACACCATCCTGACTGTGCTCTATCCAGATGA
- the srp14 gene encoding signal recognition particle 14 kDa protein, protein MVLLENDSFLTELTRLFQKCRTSGSVVITLKKYDGRTKPVPRKGHLESFEPADNKCLLRASDGKKKISTVVSTKEVIKFQMAYSNLLRAHMDGLKKKDKKSKSKKTKATQ, encoded by the exons ATGGTGCTGCTTGAAAACGACTCG TTTCTCACAGAGCTCACTCGGCTCTTCCAGAAGTGCAGAACATCGGGCAGTGTTGTCATCACGCTAAAGAAGT ATGATGGTAGAACCAAACCTGTGCCCAGAAAGGGCCACTTGGAGTCCTTTGAACCAGCAGATAATAAATGTCTCCTCAGAGCGTCGGATGGCAAGAAGAAAATCAGCACAGTG GTCAGTACCAAAGAAGTAATCAAGTTTCAGATG GCATACTCTAACCTCCTTAGAGCTCACATGGATggtctgaagaaaaaagataagaaGAGCAAAAGCAAGAAGACTAAAGCCACTCAATGA
- the LOC101172860 gene encoding neuroglobin — MGCAISGLAAKTDLAERSREDAAVEHPNEEQIQMIKDSWKVIRDDIAKVGIIMFVRLFETHPECKDVFFLFRDVEDLERLRTNRELRAHGLRVMSFIEKSVARLDQPERLEALAVELGKSHYHYNAPPKYYNYVGAEFICAVQPILKEQWTTELEKAWQTLFQFVTALMKQGYQEESARQRQLATSPKDRLDKRNTAL; from the exons ATGGGCTGCGCAATATCGGGTCTCGCAGCAAAAACCGATTTGGCAGAAAGGAGCAGAGAGGACGCCGCCGTGGAGCATCCCAACGAGGAGCAGATCCAGATGATCAAGGACTCCTGGAAAGTTATTCGAGACGACATTGCCAAAGTTGGAATTATTATGTTCGTCAG GTTGTTTGAGACCCATCCCGAATGCAAGGACGTTTTCTTCCTGTTTCGAGATGTGGAGGACCTGGAGAGACTGAGGACCAACCGGGAGCTGAGGGCGCACGGCCTGCG GGTGATGTCTTTCATTGAGAAAAGCGTGGCCCGGCTGGATCAGCCAGAGAGACTGGAGGCTCTGGCTGTGGAGCTGGGCAAAAGCCATTATCATTACAACGCGCCGCCTAAGTATTATAAT TATGTGGGAGCAGAGTTCATCTGTGCTGTGCAGCCCATCCTGAAGGAGCAGTGGACGACGGAGCTGGAGAAGGCCTGGCAG ACACTGTTCCAGTTTGTGACCGCCTTGATGAAGCAAGGATACCAGGAGGAAAGCGCCCGACAGCGGCAGCTCGCCACGTCCCCAAAGGACAGACTGGACAAGAGGAACACGGCGCTATGA